The Asterias amurensis chromosome 20, ASM3211899v1 region AGCCATTCATGAACTGACAATCAGCCTAAGTAGACGAGTTGATTGTCAATTACCCGATTGCTGTGAACAGTCCTTGTCATGAACCTGAGTGTGCTCTTGGTTTTTTTCTCATTGACCAAATGGCTCTTAATTTATAGTCCCAGACTCTTAGACCTCTCTCGGTGACGTTAATGTCAGTTGGtaatttaaaagcacaaaaggCTGCCCTGGCAAGTAAGGACACAATTAATGACATTATAGAGTCACAACATTGGCAATATTTCCCTTGCTTGAGCGGTGCAgtacaaaaatatttacaaaaattcCAAAGTGACTTTACACTTGAATTTGAATTTCTCAGATTATATTGGCAGTTGCAAAGTGATGTATCTTGAGAAAAcgaatttgcattgtgacattaTTCAATTTCATGCAGTAGGCATCGGAAGATTGGCGTGCCTTTTCGTGTGGCTTACGGTAGGCATCACTATGGAATTGAAATTGCACAGTAAACACAAATTGgttgttaagcagctctatgaaattgggctcagatgTTATTAAATCAAATCCAACTCGTAGATAGCTTTATTGATAGGTTATGGATAGCTTTAGATTAGTAGTTATGGCTGGAATGATGAATGTCTTCTTCCTCAATGTTGTCCTTGCAGTCATCGGTCACAGCGAAAGTCGCGTTACCCGGAAGTCGCTTGATTCTACGGATAATGTCAAAGTATTCAATGTTGACATTCAAGGACAGAATCACTTGACATTTGATTTTTCTATTGATGAACTTCAGCTGTTGTCACAATAGCCAAGTTTTCTTATTGATTCATGTACTGAGAgataatttgattttaaaaatgatAGTGCGCTGCATGCACCTGTCCAGATTCTGCCTGAGTGGAAATTCCAGTGGGCGGGGCTATGAGTGGTGGGAGGGGTGACAGTATTTTCCTTTGTAGCGTATGAAGGGATATACTTATAATAACAGCATTTAGCAAAGTGTCCTTTTCCCAGAGGTTGCCATTAAGCTACAAAAAAACATATGAAAACCAGAGGAAACATTTGTATTAAACAAACAAGTGATTTTTAAGATGCTTTTTGAACTGGGAAATTTTGAAGTCATATTGGAGCAAAGAGATTAGAAGACATTTAAAGCGCTCGctaaacttaataataataattatactaaATCTAGATATTTGCAGGCGTTCAAAGTTCTTCCGCCCAGATGCTGAAATAAAAATATGTTCATCTTCCTCTACTTTCAGGTTGATAAATTCAACTGATACTTCCTTTGATTATATGTAATTTAAACAGATATATCTTATTCTTATTTCTCTTACAGAGACAAGCTTTTTCCGGAGTCAGTCATCAGGAATATAATGTTTCAAATTCTGCAAGGAATGGCATTTATTCATAAACATGGTGAGAGCTTTGTGTTTTGTACATCATTTTGTTAACTGTGCATGTCTATAGTCAGGCCTGGGTCAGTGTGTTAAGCATTAATACGGTCAGTAAACTTAAAAAGTtcttgataaaaataaaattgagtACTTTTGCACTTTTGTTAATATGTCATTTCCCTTGGATTTTAtttcagatgtttttttaaagggaatacATGTAGTTAGATCCCTCAGCGCTATGTgtcagggttttttttcctgCAAATTGTATTTTTAGCTTTTTATTTGTCTTTGGTGTAAGCTTTTGTATAGACCGGACGCACAAGCTGTTCATTTGATAACGAATGGCATTTCATTTATTCGTTTGTCCAATTGTTAGACTGCTATATTGCTTTTACAGCTACTGTATGTGCATTATACTTTATAATGTAATTATCATAATTAAATTCAGTACTTCCGACAAAATAGTCCCATGCATAATGTCCAGCTCTGATGTAAACAgacatttaaattaatttaagacAAAGTTAATGAAATCTCGATCGTGTTATATATAGCTGCAATTATGTACTATACCAGTAACTGTACAGATGTTAAGAAATCACACTATTTTGAAGAAAAGCAAGCATCGTATAACATTTCTTTACTTTTCTGAAGTAAGTTTTGTAGCATTTATAAGGAGATTTCTTTCTTGAGTATTAGTAAATGACTTAAGTTCATGAAGTAAAGAGAATGGCCGATTATTCTGCTGGATGTTTTAACCAGTTTGATCCGTTATATTTTGGAATCATCTGaagaatgcatttttttttaaacagtaggCCATGTCCAAATTGATGGATCTGACTCTGCCTATGGCTTGATCCCATGGATTGAAGTATAGGGCATGTAGACAAccctagcaacacccttagcaacagacGCAGCCATAGCAGCAGATTTAGATACGGCCTTACTAACACCATTTCTGTCATGTTCCCTATGTCATGTAGCATTAACCAACACTGCTTGTGAACATGTCAAAAAGGAGCCAGTCTATTTCCCACCTTTCAAGCCTTGATCAGTATTGAATTATTTGCTCAATTCTCGTACAGGTTTTTTCCATCGTGACATGAAGCCTGAGAATCTGTTGTGTCAGGGTCCTGAACTGGTCAAGATAGCGGACTTTGGACTGGCTAGAGAGACTAGGTCAAGACCACCTTATACAGACTATGTATCCACAAGATGGTAAGATCAGGGAGGCtccgtttttaataaaaatgaataaaaacaaaagtttgtatcataatttggtagagatccctggctacacggcagttagcagttgtatggcttctgactggcatccccCCTTCCCCCGCCATAAGAGCAAGTGACAATCATCACAATAGCAAACTAGTCCTCATTCCCATTCTTAAAACTGTGTGATCGCTATTTTCCATTTTACAAATATCTTTCTGTTTTTCTGTAAGGATTTATATTGGTCTCCAATAAGGTTGACCAGTAAGGTTTTAGAATTAATTCCtgatgtttcctttttttaatttttatgataGGTACCGTGCCCCTGAAGTACTTTTGCGTTCAACGAACTACAGCTCCCCCATAGATGTGTGGGCTATTGGTTGTATCATGGCAGAGCTATATACATTAAGACCCCTATTCCCTGGAAACAGTGAAGTAGATGAGATCTTCAAGATCTGCACTGTCTTAGGAACACCCAAGAGGGTAAGATTAAGATTTTCTTAAGggtttttggtactttttgtacgacacaaatgtccacacatttacattaaacttacatggtatagagataatgatggttgaaaacttcccataaaatattacttgctggggtgctgtagatttttagaaatgattaaaacaaattaattacaaaggttcacaggtttgttatattatttaaCGGTTgaccacacaaaacatgaactctGTCagtgactattttgtcagctcggTCAATCCTGTATCTAGGAGGGTTTGACGACTTGTAACCAACCTTAGATCTTGTAGCATCTCATAAAATGTTGGTTTGCTTCTTCCAGGATGAATGGCAAGAAGGCTTCAAGCTGGCCTCCAACATGAACTTTAAGTTCCCTCAGTGTGTCACCCAAGCACTCAAGACTCTTATTCCCAACGCCAGTAACGATGCCTTGACATTAATGAAGGACATGATGGCCTGGAATCCACAGAAACGACCCACAGTCACCCAGGTAAGTTGGCtaggcccaatgtcatggctctgcttactgccgaattctgcgctcaCAATCACCATtactgcttactgtgcaagcgtcAAATTACTACGGTAATTGTGTAAGCGAAGGTTTTTAGTAACGAGGAGTACATAATACATGGAAATCTAAAAAAACAACTCGTGCATTAATCGTTTCTCAGCTTCAAATGTTATGcagtcaaaaaatttccaaatCATATTACTTTAAGGGGAATCCTTTCTTATAATagtttatactgtcaacagttTATAATGTGAAGTTACTAATCTGTGCctctttcttttatttaaacGTAGTCCTAAGTCTTTAAACATCTCTGCCATACTGCACCACATTTTGTCTGATCTTCAACGTTCAAGTTGTACTTTCTCTGTCAgcttttgtaatgtttttttttcaaacctccCAACAGGCTTTGAGATATCCCTACTTCCAAGTCGGTCAGAATCTCGGACCAAAGATGCCAGCAGTATCAAATCGACAAATGTCAGCTAACCGTGGCTTCAACCCACCaccaccacaacaacaacaacaacaacaacaacaacaacaacaacagaaaaGAGATACATTCGTAAAGAGAGACAGTTTCACAAATGCCCCAATGGACTATAACAAAACTGTATCTGGTGACCCAGATGGTCTAGATGACTACCTCACGTCATTAGGCACGACAAAGATCTCCAAGCAACCACCAGCAGCTAAAGACATCACATCCACTCAGAGAAATCCAGCACTGACCAATGGTGCTGGAAACAAAAGCGGTCGAAGGAGGTGGGACTTTCAGCAGAAGGCAGAGCAGATGGACAGCTTTGATGATTTTGGGGACTTTGACAGTAAGAAAGCTGGAGGTATCGGTCTGCAAAAGAAAGTTGCTCCTGTCTTGAAAAAGAGATCTTCATTTGACtgggatgacgatgacgattTATTTGGGTAAGTCGTTTGTGAAGACTAACAAGGAATCTTGTTTCTTAAACCTTTGtcagttttcttttcaaaatatcTAGCTGATTACACGGCTGAGTGGTtcagagcatcaaattcaagttctggtggttaaaggTCATCGGAGTGTAGGTTTGAAACACGGttatgacacttgtatccttgacCATGATGCTTTATACTATAAATGCTTCTTTTCACCCAATGGTATAAATGGgaacctgcgagggtagaggttgatattgtgtatgaaaaagccactagAGCGCCATTGCAACTCGGAGCTGTATattccctagggagctgagaaagattaaaggtcAGTTATTGGCCtagtgaccagggcactaatttAAAGTGCATTAATACGGTCATTGTGAAAACGCACTACATAAGAGCTTgatattacaattattattttgaaaaccAATATATGTTTTGTTATCAAACATTTGCAGAAGTCCCCTGTAGTATTTGTTTGTGTCCTTAAACTTTGATTCTTTCTGACCATTTAGGAGTCCACCAAAGAATAAGACATCCTACTCTAAGGTTCAAGCCCCTGGTAGACCAGTACTTGAGTCAGGTCGATCGTCAGCATCTTCAGCTAAACAGTTCTACATCAGATCAGCACGGTACAAACCAGGTAAGCGGTttactcattttggttttaccctccacacagatgtgtgtgtgtgagcactgtatactgagtactttcctgagttctgtgaacaaaatcagaggcacattactcggatgggatttgaacccaggacctttgcaattttagagcaatgtcttaccaactagaccaccgagattctATCAACAGCTGAAGTGTCTCTCACCAAGTAAAGTTTGATGGTCATTAtgttttttgagtatttaccaatctatgactttatctttacaatgttttcttgttgttTCTTAGGATTGAATCAGAAAAGCCCAAGGAAAGATTCATCTCAAGGTCTGCCACCTCTTGCAAAACTACCTTCTGGTCACAGCACGAGGGCCAACAACGTCCTAGGTAAGCTGGTCGAAATGTtcagaccaattaagaactcccTCCTCGGTAGTGAAGTttataacgagaagtcccctcgatccactacagctaaagtagtagtcccggccgattttctaccttcagcccggtagtagttaaaaagcaggacagttctccACTCTCCAACTCCactgtagtagaatataaagcgaGACAAGTTCGACTTTGTATTTGAAATATCAGGTATCTAATTGTTCAGTTTGTAGAGCACACGTGTTGgtaatctggaggttgcaggttcgaATCCGGCTCTTTGTAAGTTGTCTATGTTCaaccacaatttgttttttcatttaacTAGTTGGCTTTCggtgtgtttttgattttgtcaataaatgttgtttttcttgcCTTATTTAGGAGCGAGATATAACAACACTAAGCCAGAAGGAGGTTACGGTGCGAGCTATATGCCGTCCTTCGGACAGAAACAAGCCTCAGGAGTATCTGGTGAGTCTCATTGTCTATTTCCATAAAATAGCCTAGAAATAAGTAAATATTGCacttgccgtggtgccctgtgcttttactgtggtgccctttgcagagTTCCAATACAAATGGACATTGTCCTCGTAGCAGTGCCCCTCACCAGAAGAACAttgttgtgccccttcaagaacgaaagTCAAGGCCTGTACCTCCCAAATACCTCTTAACTAACATGGTTTCCTCTCCAATCAGATCTGAAATCATGGAATCAGCCAAGAGCTCCAGCAATCCCCACCAGTAACTTCTCCACATCGGCTGGTATCAGGCCGCAAGCGGTACACGGCAGAACTAACTGGGCTGCAAAGTAAGTAGTAGATAGTAAGCAGTGGGGTCAGACTGGGAATGTTCTCAAATTTCGGCTCAGGACCAGAGCCGAATTTTATAAatcctgtaagcataaaaacttgctaagcaatttgctaagcaaagaaattattgcttaacagaaacaggttaccagccaaaattacatgaggtttacattgttgtgacttgtgcctcactcaaattttgcttagcaaagacatttttcaagcagtattttctactaaacagctttatgaaactgggtcctGGTTTTAgcttgggttcttttacgtgcttTACGCAACACATAGGACCTACATCTTTACGTCCCAACCTAAGGATTAAGCAATAATtgaaaagtgtcttgcttgagaggacacaagtgtcaagacagggacccgaacccacactctgctgatcagaaactaCAGAGCTTTACGCCACACAATGACAGGCTGCatcattttgtcaatttctttgaCTATCTGAACAGAATAAGTTGCCTGCGTTGTTGAAACACTTGCTATTAAAATTGAttccaatgtttgtttttgtcttcttttgttTTACTAGGTACGGCGGAGGAGTGCACTAAGCATCAAGAATCTGGTCAAATGTAAGCGCTGACAATCAAAATCATAGGAATACCTGAGTGTATAATTTTGTATATGATTTGATTAAAGTCATATTTATACAGCCTTAAAACTTGTTATTACGTATGTAAagaaacctttgtttttgtatgaGAATTGTGTTATGCAGTGGCCATTTTGATTTGCTCTTACCATGGTGTTTGCTCCATCTGAAACTGCTGATGTAGCCTAGCTGTAGGAAGTGCCAAAGCTGATTTGCCTAGCTGTAAGAAATGCCAAAGCTGTGGTTTTTAGAGTAAACTCATCGACCCAATAGTGTGGTACCCATGCAGTGGGTAATCCATCTCTTAATGAACATAGCCATGAAGTCAGGGTACACAACAAAGATGGCCGCTGCATAACCAGTCCAAGGCTTAGTCCAAGCTGACGTCTACGGCTACACTAACGGCTACATCACTACATTTACCTTTTCATCATAGCAGTAAAAGATAACAGCCAAAGCCATAAATGTCCATTTTGATTTCTGCCAATCTTAGATTGTACCCATGCCAATGTAAAATATAACGCATGATGAACTTTGAAAAGCTTCATCCTCAATATAAACAGTCCGCAGTGCATTGATAACAGTAGAGCATCAGACATCCATACCCCCCAACCAGCCTGTCACTAAGTTTTTAATTTGTGCATAGATGTATATACTCCTGTATAGTTTTGTATCAATTTCAAGTGCTATTAACCAACATCCCAAAATGCACAAGGTTACTTAAATGAGATACTAATGTTTCTG contains the following coding sequences:
- the LOC139952338 gene encoding serine/threonine-protein kinase MAK-like; translated protein: MALVNMNRYQMLKQVGDGTYGSVILGKMENGEMVAIKKMKKKYYSWDECMDLREVKSLKKLNHANIVKLKEVVREDNQLFFIFEYMKENLYQLMKDRDKLFPESVIRNIMFQILQGMAFIHKHGFFHRDMKPENLLCQGPELVKIADFGLARETRSRPPYTDYVSTRWYRAPEVLLRSTNYSSPIDVWAIGCIMAELYTLRPLFPGNSEVDEIFKICTVLGTPKRDEWQEGFKLASNMNFKFPQCVTQALKTLIPNASNDALTLMKDMMAWNPQKRPTVTQALRYPYFQVGQNLGPKMPAVSNRQMSANRGFNPPPPQQQQQQQQQQQQQKRDTFVKRDSFTNAPMDYNKTVSGDPDGLDDYLTSLGTTKISKQPPAAKDITSTQRNPALTNGAGNKSGRRRWDFQQKAEQMDSFDDFGDFDSKKAGGIGLQKKVAPVLKKRSSFDWDDDDDLFGSPPKNKTSYSKVQAPGRPVLESGRSSASSAKQFYIRSARYKPGLNQKSPRKDSSQGLPPLAKLPSGHSTRANNVLGARYNNTKPEGGYGASYMPSFGQKQASGVSDLKSWNQPRAPAIPTSNFSTSAGIRPQAVHGRTNWAAKYGGGVH